A segment of the Vespula pensylvanica isolate Volc-1 chromosome 9, ASM1446617v1, whole genome shotgun sequence genome:
atagctatttttttttgtccttgaAGGACGCGATACCTCCTATACACCTCcaaattttaacaatattaagatatatagGCACGTGATGTGTCAAGCTAGAAAActatttacttttactttatcCGTATCACGAAACAGTTTACACATGTCTTATACCTAATTTTAAGCGAATTGTTTCTTGTTATATAGCACCGCAGCGATGCAAGATTTATaacttattttcatttgtgtAGTTAGTTTCTCTCAAGAAATTTGCatttagaatataataatttatatattatataatgttatttctaCTGTACAActtgaaaaatgaagatattttGGTGTCGCCTTCTATTATCTCATTCGACAACCTTTACtttgtaataattacaaattttgtcTAGACTTTAAAAGTCGTCATATCGAATTTGTACGCGATGtaatttactttataattCACACATGCGCGCGCGTATTCCTCTtagtatttgaaatatatcattttggaAAAAGTGTTATTAATTtcacaatttatataattattaaattatttattatatcttacattaatatatacaacatctatatatttatacataacataatttacattttaagcAACATTGACTCCCAATCTGGAGAACATactaatgtattattaattgttcCGAGATTAATGAGTTCACCATTCAGTTTAACTGTATCTAATTTTGCAGCTAAAAGATCCTAAAATAGTAATGAATTTTTAGATATTCTTAATCAATCTCGAAGATTCCTTTTTATAgcgtaaatttataaatgagaTTACCTGTCGAAAACTCAAATTAGATCCAATATCTACGATTAGATTGTTCTCGCCTATGCATAAACGTGCTTTTCCAGATTTTAAGATCTGTAGTTTTCCAAGCATACCAGCTTTCAAACTGCTCAGAgtgcaataattttttttggtATTCTCTTTACTGTCCTTTTCTTGTGCCGTATCGTTTGCATGCTTTGATTTTGGTGGATTAGCATCGTCGTTTGATTCTAAACCTGGCAAGCAATCTGGAAACtgcaattaaataattaactaactattaataatatttctctatactattcaatttaaattttataatttcaataccTGCATTAACATATAGGAATGTGGTTTGTTTTCAATAACTTGTGATATATTGTCTAATTGATTTGGCTTCTTAGATTCACTTTTTATAAGtgcttcctttttcatttctttctttggttTCATTACtgtaaattcatattttatagcaaatacattatgataataaaataacatatttcattttgcttACCAGTGCCATTTTCTAAAATGATAGGTTTTTGATCTATTTCTTCATCATCCGAAATACTATTTTCATGCTTGGattctgttttatataatttacctataattattaaaacaacaataatatattatgattcTACTCATTTCTATATTACTGTCATATTAAAAGTATCATACCTTCTAAAATCATAGGTAATATAACAGGAGCATTTTCTGTATCTGGTTCTGTACCATCATCGATAAAATCATCCTTTAATAACGCTTTTagttttcgttcttcttcatctttatcaATATCACGatctaaatttaattttggtttatctataaaaacttttctatCACTATCGCTGTATCTATCTCCGCCTTGTCCCTTGGATCTTCTACCACCTTGGGTGTCAGTTGCACCTTGGGAAAATACACCGGAAGTCTGTGGATATAAACACATAGagataaaatatactatataatagaaatatgcttcgtcgaaaaagaaagtattgtTACGAGATATACCTGAATTAGATTATTAGAAACTCTGCCTCGTCCACGATCAGATAATCCACGACCTCTTCCTCTGCCTCTTTGTTTAGATGATTTCTCAGTATCACTTTTATTTACTACTGTTTCCCTAAAAACAAACTATAGTTTCATAGTTGTTTAactaatgatatttttaaatatgaaagacAAGAATGgacttactctttctttttgtttcgttgaGCATTAAAGTTAGgtacatatacttttttcgGTTTTTCAGTCTTGATATTTCCACCTAAAGTTAAATCACGTGGTAACCTAAAAGAAGTCAATCTTGTTGTTGTGGGTGAAACGCCTGGTTCGGTTTTAATATTTCTGAGAGGCACTGGTAAAGAAGTTCCCGGTTCAATTTTGATTCGAACATTTTCTGGAAGTGTGTGATTTTTATCGCGTAATTTATCGGAAGCCATTTCTAATGATCCTAACGATTTCGTTTGCGGTAACTATAATCTTTGACACTCATGCTTTTGCCAAGCGGCCATTATTAACGAATACCAACCGTACAAAAGTATCAACGTTTTATATGTACACTGTTACCAatcataaaagtaaaaatttcttgctgattatttattacttgaGTGTTGATAgtcgttatttaatatattttattcggattttatataaataatataaaatcgtaaattttaatcttcgtttttatgtaaaaattgtttaatattactctagtaaaaaaaaaaaaaaaaaaaagaaatgtatgatTCAAATATTGCATCCTTCGCGGGTAAAGTTGGTAGCCAATAAAATTGCGactatcataattttttattattttgcgcGGCAATAAGGCAGCCATTGTAATCATGATGTAAGATGAGTGCTGTATTTTACAGATTTTCTGCTATGCAGCCATCGATATCATAGATTTTTCAACCGAATCATGCACGGAATCATACTGAAAATCACAggtaatgaaatttatttgatcatctcgtaatatttttcgatttttaactGGAAACAAATATCTGTCAATTATTAAGTTTTTACGTtgtattattcgtttttaacCATTCGAGTATTCgtaaattatgttatatagatctatttttaatgagttatatatgttttatataatcgataaaaagataaaaaatatcaaaaagtctgagataagaaaaagataagtacAATATGCAATTGGCAAATCTCTCCccaaagaatattttcgatataacttTGCAAAATggcgaatatattttctaatataagtcatatttctctcctctctctctctttctcactttctcttatgatatttacacatataaacatctgctttaagaattatttcataattgcAAGAATcactttataattttaatgcaCACAGCATCTATTATAAACGTCGAATTACATATACTAATTATATACGACAAATTCGAGATagcattattatttcaataagaaTTTCCAAGGATAGCTTTGTTATATGtacaaaaaatagatttatttggCAAGTTCTAATATTGATcgaattgtaataataaaatttgtaatattgtgAGAGAGTTAGGTGAATGTAGGTAGGGTAATAGGATGAATGTTTTTAGGACGATGAGTAGTATTTAGCAGGCAAACAGGCAAGAGTGCGAGCAAGCAGGTAAGCAAGCAAGCCGAGCAGAGAGGCTGAGTAGAGCAAGCAGGAGCGACATAGGGGATAGGAgagtatagatacatataagaCGGTGTGCGCGATGAGGTCATCGCGTGGTTTTTTAACCGCGCCGGCAGTCGTGAAGCAGACCGCTCGAAAGCCGGCTGTCTTACGTTCGTTTCTGCTCTCTCGTGATTTTTCTAACTCGGTGCCACGTGCCCGAGAGTTTCGTTCCTTAgctctttttcaattattttttttgttcgcgaGTTGGAGAAATATTTGGACATTAGATTTGCGTTtcttaaaattaagaaaacataaagcattatattttaataaatgtcgTCTTCTTATCATCGTCTCACGGATCCTGATTCCTAACCGAGTTATCGTCCTGGAcaacaaattttcattaacgGATTACGATCGAGCAGATCCACGAGTCATAAAATCGTTATACACCGCTAGACACATGACCGATTTAAAGTTCGACCGGTCGGTACGTTTCTTAAACCTGTTTtaacttcttctctctttctctcgattattGTATACATCGGTGAGTGAGTTTTCGAATAGCTCAATCGTTGCGAGTCAAATCGTTTTTGCGTTGTCCCTTTCGATTGTGTGtgatttgctttttttttttcttctctttccttttctctcttttttcttcctttttaattttctaatcgatctaTAGTGCGTTTTCTGTTGGCAGATCAAACGACGAACGTCTCTGAGCTGCCATAGATCACGTTTTAACAACTTGCCTGTTTTTCATTTGGAAGTTATGAAGAAGGTAAAGTTTCTTAAAAAACAGAGTTAATCTGTTTACGTTTGTAAACATTCACTCTAATTGTTAAAACTAGATAGAtaaacatgattttttttctaatctctcgTGTATTCTTCACGTACATAAATATGGAAATGTAGGAGTAATAGGAATTCGTTgtagaattaatttaaagatCTTTTTAGAGAATACAGAATATAAGCTAATCACAATCAACAACGAACGTTTTCTTGTTAATGTATTCTTATATACGCGATAACagcttctcttctttcttatgtATTGTACCTATATACCGctatgtattcttttttacatacagGTTTTCCgttagctctctctctctctctctttctctctctgtctttcattagtaagaaattaaaaagtaaaatcgaaGTATAGTTCGTACGTTATGTTTTGGTTGCTGTTCGCTCGAATGGAAATGTTTTGTCGCGTGGGCGTAACGATTTATAAGGAGGATAAGGACAAGCGATTTGAAATTTATGCGTTTACAGTGGTAAACAATTATCAGTCGTTAACGTTGGTATttcattatctctctttcttcctctctctctctctctctctctctctctctctctctctctttctctgtctatatttttttagaagttaattttctcttttaaaatgcataattatttacaattcgaatgaaaaagtattGAAGGTCATGTGAAAATCAACAAAATTGATTAACaatcttgtttctttcctttcttattttattattatttaaatactacCTCACAACGATTGTATGCGCTTATTTCAGATTACATTTCTATTTCAAAatgtatgatttttttataattcatattgaAAGTAGTACGGacgtaatttataaatcaaaaacaTTGATCACATTTTTCATGAttcatatctttatttttttttttttttttaataatacctcATATACGattaaagtatgtatatatatatatatatacatatatatatatatatatatatatgtatctgagTAGGATCAAAGATCGAAGAatgatttttctcatttcagCGAGTCTATGCGCACGCACACGTCGCTCGATGTCGATAGCTTTTCAGCCGAGCTCGTCGAGTTCGATCGAAGAGGGTGGAGGAGTTGGAGGAGGAGCTGGAGGAACtggagaaggaggtggaggaggaggaggaggtggaggaggaggaggaggaggaggaagaagaggatgcAGCGGTAGCGTAGATCAAAACGAAGCGCGCTTTACAAAGTTCGACTTTACAACGAGAAGGAAAACATTGCGTCGTTGACAACGAATCTAtcaagaaatttcaattttgttttgctgataggaaaaaaaagtaaaaatcggAATATTACGAACGTTTCGAAATCGTCGAAAGATGAATGGAGTTCGACGGACGGCCATCGACGCTTTCGATGCTaaggtaataataaatttatatatttttttttatttttatacataggATGGACCAAAGGAGTTCCTAGATGAGCCAAAAGATTTtaggtaatattaaaaatcaattactctctttcgaaatctttcaggctaattttcttttcagactgtaaaattattagatttgTTGGTAAAGTTACAAGCTTAACTATAAGCctaaaaagtctcgaaaagaagtaatttttatttaatcatttaagaaattttgGCCTGCGTAGACATTTTTGGACCATCCTATATGTGCATGATTGTGATGATTTGGTAgcaaattgaaatatttgtattattttaaagaaaaaggattttttaagtttgattatttctatcactttatcatttattttcttcggaatggatatatatatttgaaaaaagatatatatagaaggtAAACATACAGTAGTCTCAGTAATTATGTGACCGTGATGATCTTGCTTCACTTAATTGTAAAACTTTGAAtcgtcttaaaaaaaaatttttaagcttgattatttttattcattgtaTGGTTCTaactagaaaaaagaatatatatacatatatatataggtatatatcaaAGACGAATACAGTAATTATATTACGCAATGTAATtaattctctgtctctctccttcttgaGAAAGATCTTACGCATCGAAGGCCCAAGAGACGTAAGCGATTCTGTAAGTCGGTCTCTGCTTCGGGTACTTTCTGTCTCCGAGCAACCAGCAGTTCGTAGAATGTGTGCGTCGAACGGAACATGTAATTAGGTGTCTTAACGCGCCGAGATCGGTTGACCGATCCGATAACGTGCGATACATAAGTATATCCTTTGGTTATGGCTATGAGATTCGATGCGTTGAACTTTTCACTGGTAGAGTCAGAAACGAGTTACGTTACTACCTTATCGAATAGAAAGAGTTTTTAATACTTtaggaaatttgaaaaattataaaaaatattaatagttatAAAAACTATTAATTTTGTAGTACAATAGTAGTAACAATAACAGCTATCAaactatataattacaatataaattatcaaattaatattgcgatatttattttttctttttcttctttcttaatgtAGATCAAGTTTTCATACGTTAAcctgataatatttaataataacgtaaGTGTAGGAATATCTACCTAAGTGTTAGTATTTGCAAATGttagaaataacaaaagtagttatttcaaaattgaaataatattttaacggAGTACTACGTACCTATGAATCTATGTAAATATGTCCGAGGCCAGGGAATAACTCATTCGGTTCCATACGAGTACGTTACTCGCATATTATTAAGCCAACagtagaattattaatttagtaTCTGATCATCGTTCGTACTCTTTCGCAACGTTCTCTTCCTGTGTCTCGTTGTAAAATAACGTTGTAGCTTAGCAGCAAGTTAGCTCTCCTCAACATTCATACGACCATCGGTTGGTCGGTCGAGGGTTTTAGTTCGTGAAGTGTCGAGTTATGTATATCTTTGATGATGGATCGTAGTGCATGTTAAAGTTATCGCTGTTGGCATGATCATAATTTGCTTTTGAATTTGATCAAAGTTATGccttaatatgatatatatatatatatatatatactttttttactttttatttaatgtaaaGGATCGCGTGTTTATGTAATTAATGCAAAATTCCAATTTGCACTCCGTAACATTTTCTATTACGAAACTATGACGAGTAactaacatttaataaaaatgatacatcTTTTTATGCtttaaaactaattaattcaaaaactttactttactttggTGTAGCCTACATTAGTCGAAGTAATTTCGAAAGATCAAGAAATAGAATTGTGCCAATGCTACGTCGCGATTTCATTTATGGCCAAACGAGTTCTCGCACGATAAAggctagaaagagaaagagagagagagagagagagtgagagagagaaagagagaaagagagagagagagagagagagattaccgAACGTGAGAactagaaaattaatatcgtgaGAGGctcatgataaaaaatatcaaagtatacatacatttaattGTATAATGATAACGCATAtaaattttgtcattttttttttttttcaaaaataagtTACGAAACTCAGGAAAATATTTGCAATCAATTAGTAGAGAAACTATTAgagttaataaattttgtggACTTCCACGTGTTTGACATTGTAAAGATTTCAATTAACGTCGATTCTGGATCAATCGAAGTAATTACCTAACGATGGCAAAACGATCGCAACCTCGAtgcattttttaaaacttttctccTGGCAAGGACAACGTTAAAGACAGTCGTAAAGCTTCTTCGCGTATAGATATTCTTGATTTTCCATCGTAACAGCTTTTCGCGACGGATATACTGGCGCACCTTCCATCAAACTAAGTAGGTTCACTTTGCGATGTGATATTGTCATAACGGAAGTTATATGTATGGTCAGTTTCGTTTTGGTATTGCGTGACAGTAAGCAATTCTTGGATCCCCTTTGGATTTCTTGCGTGACAGGGTTGTTATAggcgttcttttttctctttctgaacACTCTGGAAACCTTAGGCAAAAGGATCGTAATTGAACGCACTCTTTGCATTAAATTAAGTTGTGCTTCGTAATAGAAGAAAGATTCAACCCTCCGGTATACGTGTTCGCAAACGAGGTGGATCGATGATCTCAAATCAGCCtgtcttcctttttatatacctatgtagTTTCTTTATTTAGCATTACGAGGACAAATCGGATTTCTATATGTCCTTCTTACATAGGTAATAGTTCAtaactttgaaatataaatagaatgtAAGTGGTTCATTCGTTTATACACccacccatatatatatatatatatatatatatatatatatatatataaacgaatgaacCTATATTGaatgaagatatatatctatatatatgtgtatatatatatatatatatatatatatatatatatttatcggaCACACCCAACAGGTTGTACTAATACAAAAGTACTAATACAGTatcctaaagaaaaaaaatcggttTGTAgaagtttattaataattggaGTGAGATGTAACATAAGCGTAATGTTACTTTTTCAAAGTAATACGTAGTAAAGTCCGTTTCACTTTCTTCGTAATCGGTAATAACTAGCGATAATCTCGCAGCCATGTGAGATAGTAGAGATCAGATAATTATCAGCAAATATCCTTGACggttccctccctctcttcttcaattctatattcttctattttaataatcaataatcacAGTGATAGTAAGTAGCtttattgaataaattatataaattttagtaCCATAGAATGATTTCGAGTCCAATCAGGATGTTATGAATCAGTCTTGGTTCCTGTTTACGTCAAGGTCACATCAATTTGTTTAGTAAATTAGGTCAATCGCTTTGAAGAGATGAATCACAAGAAAAGTCTTTCAGCCTCGAGTATTTAGTATGTATAGCTTTGTAACAATGAAAACTCGAACGTTTCTCTTGAAAGGTGCAGGTGATAAAGGGGAGAAGGGAATGCACGCGTGCGCATGCCTCATAGGGTGCACCGAAAAGCATCGTGCGACTATAAGCACGCGTGACACAATCGTTCGGGAATGTCAGTAGTGTTGGACGTTGTTAGGTTCTCCAGATCTGTGTAGtagtatatacgtgtatggtgcgtatgtatatataatttttataaatgtatacaatatatatatatatatatataccatacatacatatatatatatatatatatatccatggAGAATGAATGCAATTTCTCCTACTGTTAGTTCTGCATAtaggataattttttttaagcttGTCAAGGAAATCTGTTCACCTACATGTGTTTCTCGGTTTCTAtcattagtttttcttttttctttttttttcctttttgagggaaaaaaggggaagaaaaatatctcatTGGGATGATTAAATCATTGTCAACAAGACGATATTTTTGAGTCTGTTATTCGTTGAgtagaataataatgagaTAATGAATTGAAGGATAAACAAATCTATCGATTCGAAGTACGTGTATTTTGGTTAATCGATGACTGATTATTTTGATTTGCCATCTTTGTTGATAGCAAGAACGGATTGTTATTCGTACTGCGTACGATTCAGACGGAGTTTGTGATAAGGAGCAAAATGATGTCACTTCCGTACGTCTGACATCATTGAGTCGACGGCTCAATGTCATTGCCTGCTTTCAAAATAATCGCTGCCCACTAGATACCAGTGTTGTTTTCATAAGTGGGGAGGACCTTGATGTCGCAGTCCCTAAAGTCACGAcgaagtttttttcttttttctttttccttttgtctttttttcttttcttttcttttttattcttattccaaCTGGGACACATTTGCGAAGGCGTAAAAAACATCGATTTCTGCGTCGAATTtcgattattcttattatttgtaatcaagtttcttttattcatttttcaaagtaCATACGTCAATGTAATCCGCAAAAGGTTTGTTTATTGGGTCCAAGGTTTtgaatatgtatttttctttttttttttttcatcgagcaATACGTCAAGATATTCAACGTTACAACGTTAAACTTAATTGATCTTCGCGAGAtggaatataaatagatagcgaataaataaaaaggagaacgtacgtagaataaatataatttatatgattaattatattatcgatcgattttgttaatCATAGATTTCTATAGTACCGACCTTTGATATAaccaatttttaataatacttttcatttcCGCGGGATGTCGCTTCAAGTGTTCGCggcaaaatttaatttctacttGGCTAATTATtactgatataattaatatattataaaagtatatataggtagatatttctttagaaataaatatatttgtcgaTTTTTGCTCTTATATTTACTGCGagtttaaacaaaaagaattaattttgcaATTACCATCCACGTAGCTATCATTGAAAAGCACAAAAGTAGACGTTTACAAGGGGCCATCGCGAATCGACGAGGTCAGCGGTCTgacatgtacatacgtacgtacgttcaaTACACGGATACCGATAACAGTTTTATAGTTAGCAGTAGCGAAAGAAAGCATATTCTTCGGCCTCGCCATTCTCCGATGGAACGAGAAGGCCTCCAATGACTCACTACCATATTACGAGAAGCAGAACAGTTGTGACATGGACCGCTAAATGCTTACCAGCGAAACCGTTAAATTCAATTAGAgcgttactttctttctctcgtttacgACGTCAGACATTTCTAAGTAAccgttgtttatttatttttcttcgtttttttcgctttcaacgtttataaatattaattttatgcaCTATAGTAAACTGTTGAAAAAGATCttatttccatctttttctcgtcgGATAAATggtctctccttttttctcttttgataaaaaaatttggatAAATAGACGAAAAGATTGCGATAGCATTCGGAATGTGTATTTATctaactatatacatacgtacatagatacatcgGTTTGTACCTACGTACCTTCGAATGGTTATCCTCGCCATTTCGGGCGAAAAGGTCGGTGCGTACGTGAGGCCCCGTTCACCGCCTCGTGGTCGCGTGGTCGCGTGCTCGCGTGGTCGCAGCCTCTAGACGTTTATAAACGCCATATAAAA
Coding sequences within it:
- the LOC122631542 gene encoding DNA-directed RNA polymerase III subunit RPC4: MASDKLRDKNHTLPENVRIKIEPGTSLPVPLRNIKTEPGVSPTTTRLTSFRLPRDLTLGGNIKTEKPKKVYVPNFNAQRNKKKEETVVNKSDTEKSSKQRGRGRGRGLSDRGRGRVSNNLIQTSGVFSQGATDTQGGRRSKGQGGDRYSDSDRKVFIDKPKLNLDRDIDKDEEERKLKALLKDDFIDDGTEPDTENAPVILPMILEGKLYKTESKHENSISDDEEIDQKPIILENGTVMKPKKEMKKEALIKSESKKPNQLDNISQVIENKPHSYMLMQFPDCLPGLESNDDANPPKSKHANDTAQEKDSKENTKKNYCTLSSLKAGMLGKLQILKSGKARLCIGENNLIVDIGSNLSFRQDLLAAKLDTVKLNGELINLGTINNTLVCSPDWESMLLKM